In Marinitoga sp. 1197, one genomic interval encodes:
- a CDS encoding FAD-dependent oxidoreductase — translation MKYDIIVIGGSAAGLIAAITSRKLYRDKKILVIKKLEKELVPCGIPYIFHTLGAVEKDYMGIEEKFKANNIDVLIDEVIDGNVKSKRVLTKGGKEFEYDKLIIATGSTPFVIPIPGRDLENVMTIPKNYKYLGNVHEKIKNAKNVIIIGGGFIGVEVADEIKKSGKNVTLIEARDYLLPASFDSDFGEIAKQEIEGDNVKVFLSTKVKEIVGNDKVEKVILENGEEIPADVVILATGYKPNTELAKKLGIKISEWGYIETDDYMRTSIKDVYAAGDCVQHKDYFTGKPSRLMLASAAVFDARIAASNLYKLKLLRTNKGSLNAYSTMIGSKAFAAAGITEAVAKEEGFDVIVGRAEVVDRHPGKFADASKIIMKLIFSKECGLLLGAQIVGGKSVGEIINIISLAIQKEVNVKDLLTMQIGTHPLLTAAPTVYPLSIAAEQALAQM, via the coding sequence ATGAAGTATGATATTATTGTAATTGGTGGAAGTGCAGCGGGGTTAATAGCAGCAATAACATCGAGAAAGTTGTATAGAGATAAAAAAATTCTTGTTATCAAAAAATTGGAGAAAGAACTGGTTCCATGTGGTATACCATATATCTTTCATACATTGGGGGCAGTGGAGAAAGATTATATGGGAATAGAGGAAAAATTTAAAGCTAACAATATCGATGTTTTAATTGACGAAGTAATAGATGGAAATGTTAAAAGTAAGAGGGTATTAACAAAGGGTGGAAAAGAATTTGAGTATGATAAATTAATTATTGCAACAGGCTCAACGCCTTTTGTTATTCCAATTCCTGGACGCGATCTGGAAAATGTAATGACTATTCCGAAAAATTATAAGTATTTAGGTAATGTTCATGAAAAGATCAAAAATGCAAAAAATGTAATTATTATTGGTGGAGGTTTTATAGGCGTTGAAGTGGCTGATGAAATAAAAAAATCAGGAAAGAATGTAACCTTAATTGAAGCAAGGGATTACTTATTACCAGCTTCCTTTGATAGTGACTTTGGAGAAATTGCTAAACAAGAAATTGAAGGCGATAATGTAAAAGTGTTTCTAAGTACTAAAGTTAAAGAAATTGTTGGAAATGATAAAGTAGAAAAAGTTATTTTAGAAAATGGAGAAGAAATCCCTGCTGATGTTGTAATATTAGCAACAGGTTATAAACCTAATACTGAATTGGCAAAAAAATTAGGAATAAAAATTTCAGAATGGGGCTATATAGAGACAGATGATTATATGAGAACTTCTATAAAAGATGTATATGCTGCTGGTGATTGTGTTCAACATAAGGACTATTTTACAGGTAAACCTTCAAGATTAATGTTGGCTTCCGCAGCGGTGTTTGATGCAAGAATAGCTGCTTCTAATTTATATAAATTGAAATTATTAAGAACAAATAAAGGATCATTAAATGCATATTCTACAATGATTGGAAGTAAAGCCTTTGCTGCTGCAGGAATAACAGAAGCTGTTGCTAAAGAAGAAGGTTTTGATGTTATTGTAGGAAGAGCGGAGGTTGTTGATAGGCACCCAGGTAAGTTTGCTGATGCTTCCAAAATTATAATGAAATTGATATTCTCAAAAGAATGCGGTTTGCTATTAGGTGCTCAAATTGTTGGTGGAAAAAGTGTTGGAGAAATAATAAATATTATTAGTTTAGCAATACAAAAAGAAGTAAATGTGAAAGACCTTCTTACAATGCAGATAGGGACACATCCATTATTAACAGCAGCGCCAACAGTTTATCCTCTTTCAATAGCTGCTGAACAAGCATTAGCTCAAATGTAA
- a CDS encoding thioredoxin family protein, producing MRIEVLGSGCPRCKQTYKIMQMAVVETGKEVELIYETDINKIISKGIMATPAVAIDGKVVISGKIPTLEEAKQLIQNTQ from the coding sequence ATGAGAATAGAAGTTTTAGGATCAGGATGTCCAAGATGTAAACAAACATATAAAATTATGCAGATGGCTGTGGTGGAAACAGGAAAGGAAGTAGAATTAATATATGAAACAGATATTAATAAGATTATTTCAAAAGGAATTATGGCCACACCTGCAGTTGCAATTGATGGAAAAGTTGTAATTTCAGGAAAAATTCCAACATTAGAAGAAGCAAAACAATTAATACAAAATACTCAATAA
- a CDS encoding permease, with the protein MRFFLFIIVIFLTFFFIPFDNVHVHKALIGGFEMLHDYARQHVLLCLVPAFFIAGTISVFVSKDAILKLLGPQAKKIIAYPVAAISGGILAVCSCTILPLFGGIYKRGAGIGPAIAFLFTGPAINIAAIFLTGTVLGWNLSFFRLFATIISAILIGLIMQNIFKETGKGGFYFEESEKIPLRKTLLFLIFQLLFLITGSLKIDLIVKTILMIVFGIVSVIMAFTFDEKHRKNYIYETWDFTKKILPYLFIGVFIAGVISVSLPENIVQTLLGGNRFFSNFFASIFGALMYFATLTEVPIIQSLMSLGMGKGPALALFMAGYTLSLPNMIVLTKLMGKKKAFTYFMLVIIFSTAWGIIYGNLF; encoded by the coding sequence ATAAGGTTTTTCCTCTTTATAATCGTTATTTTTTTAACTTTCTTTTTTATACCCTTTGATAACGTTCATGTTCATAAAGCTTTAATTGGTGGTTTCGAGATGCTTCATGATTATGCAAGGCAACATGTTCTGCTATGTCTTGTGCCAGCTTTTTTTATTGCTGGAACCATTTCTGTTTTTGTAAGTAAAGACGCAATATTAAAATTATTAGGTCCTCAAGCGAAAAAAATTATTGCATATCCTGTTGCTGCAATATCTGGAGGTATTTTGGCTGTTTGTTCTTGCACTATTCTTCCCCTTTTTGGTGGTATATATAAAAGAGGAGCTGGAATTGGACCGGCAATAGCTTTTTTGTTTACAGGTCCCGCAATTAATATTGCAGCTATATTTTTAACTGGAACAGTATTGGGATGGAATTTATCATTTTTTAGGTTATTTGCAACTATAATATCGGCAATATTAATAGGACTTATAATGCAAAATATTTTCAAAGAAACAGGTAAAGGGGGTTTTTATTTTGAAGAAAGTGAAAAAATTCCCTTGAGAAAAACATTATTATTTCTAATTTTTCAATTGCTTTTCTTAATTACAGGCAGTTTGAAGATTGATTTGATAGTAAAAACTATTTTAATGATCGTATTTGGTATCGTTTCTGTAATAATGGCGTTTACTTTTGATGAGAAACATAGAAAAAATTACATATATGAAACATGGGATTTTACAAAAAAAATATTACCCTATTTATTTATAGGTGTATTTATCGCTGGAGTGATATCTGTTTCTCTTCCAGAAAATATAGTTCAAACATTATTGGGTGGAAATAGATTTTTTTCAAATTTTTTTGCTTCTATTTTTGGTGCATTAATGTATTTTGCAACATTAACAGAAGTTCCAATAATACAATCTTTAATGTCATTAGGTATGGGAAAAGGGCCAGCTTTGGCATTATTTATGGCTGGATATACATTAAGTTTACCAAATATGATTGTATTAACTAAATTAATGGGGAAAAAGAAAGCCTTTACTTATTTTATGTTGGTAATAATTTTCTCAACAGCATGGGGAATAATTTATGGAAATTTATTTTAA
- a CDS encoding MFS transporter codes for MNKIQKRNFLLYVIGRMVSLVGSGIQMVAMPLFILDLTGSGTKMGLFAMISMIPALIIAPFAGVLGDRYNRKNIMVSMDYVRGIIILFLAYMTYIGKINLIVLFITQVLISILDSFFGAATSAMLPDLVSKSDLMKANSVTESISSASMIMGPVLGGVIYGLFGMQWVFILNGISFILSAFSEMFIKYRKTSTLTAEINAKIIFNDLKESMSYIFNNYVLKNLILMAIFLNLLFNPMFAVLFPYTFREVIGFSPQQYGLLEMMWTLGILVGNILLAVFFSKRESKKLFRNGIYGMVFLNLLIAVVLLPRFLSKFNSIWSIFLVVGALLMLMGITNAFINTPISVYFQRIIPNENRSKIFSALGVIFQAATPLGMLVIGMIVDRVEVHWIFLAISLLIILDVIVFSKKIEQMDFTPSLETK; via the coding sequence ATGAATAAAATACAAAAAAGAAATTTTTTACTTTATGTTATTGGAAGAATGGTATCCTTAGTTGGTAGTGGTATTCAAATGGTAGCAATGCCTTTATTTATATTGGATTTAACAGGTTCTGGAACTAAAATGGGATTATTTGCAATGATAAGCATGATACCAGCTTTAATAATTGCCCCATTTGCCGGAGTACTTGGCGATAGATATAACAGAAAAAATATTATGGTTTCAATGGATTATGTCAGGGGAATAATTATATTATTTCTTGCATATATGACATATATTGGAAAAATAAATTTAATTGTATTATTTATCACGCAGGTTTTAATATCTATTCTTGATAGTTTTTTTGGAGCGGCTACAAGCGCAATGCTTCCTGACCTTGTTTCTAAATCAGATTTAATGAAAGCTAATTCTGTAACAGAAAGTATTAGTAGTGCTTCAATGATAATGGGTCCTGTTTTAGGCGGGGTTATTTATGGTCTTTTTGGAATGCAATGGGTTTTTATTTTAAATGGGATTTCTTTTATATTATCAGCATTTAGTGAAATGTTTATAAAATATAGGAAAACAAGCACTTTAACTGCAGAAATAAATGCAAAAATAATATTTAATGATCTTAAAGAATCAATGAGCTATATTTTCAATAATTATGTTTTAAAAAATTTAATTCTTATGGCAATTTTTTTGAATTTATTGTTTAATCCAATGTTTGCAGTATTGTTCCCTTATACATTTAGAGAAGTGATAGGATTCTCACCCCAACAATATGGGCTTCTTGAAATGATGTGGACTCTGGGGATTTTAGTAGGTAATATATTACTGGCAGTATTTTTTTCAAAAAGAGAAAGCAAAAAATTATTTAGAAATGGAATTTATGGTATGGTATTTTTAAATTTACTAATAGCCGTTGTTTTGCTTCCGCGTTTTTTAAGTAAATTTAATAGTATATGGAGTATATTTCTTGTGGTTGGTGCGTTGCTAATGTTAATGGGGATAACAAATGCTTTTATAAATACACCCATAAGCGTATATTTTCAACGAATTATACCTAATGAAAACAGATCAAAAATATTTTCAGCATTAGGGGTAATATTTCAAGCTGCAACGCCACTTGGAATGCTTGTAATTGGAATGATTGTAGATAGAGTTGAAGTGCATTGGATATTTTTAGCTATAAGTTTATTGATAATACTGGATGTTATAGTTTTTTCTAAAAAAATAGAGCAAATGGATTTTACTCCTTCCCTTGAAACAAAATAA
- a CDS encoding ArsR/SmtB family transcription factor has translation MEQLMKILAEKTRLRILNLLYKKPRCVCELTAILELPQSTISRHISKMKLINLLIPQKEMLFTTYRINDEFFNKYSFFRFLLNDLNIEFNDDIEKSKHVSIINGKCIIQNK, from the coding sequence ATGGAACAATTAATGAAAATTTTAGCAGAGAAAACACGTTTAAGAATTTTAAATTTATTATATAAAAAACCACGATGTGTATGTGAATTAACTGCTATACTAGAACTGCCTCAATCAACTATTTCCAGACATATTTCAAAAATGAAATTAATAAATTTACTTATACCACAAAAAGAAATGTTATTTACTACATATAGAATTAATGATGAGTTTTTTAATAAATATTCATTTTTTAGATTTTTATTAAATGATTTAAATATTGAGTTTAATGATGATATTGAAAAATCAAAACATGTTTCTATAATTAACGGAAAATGTATAATACAAAACAAATAG